A DNA window from Gasterosteus aculeatus chromosome 16, fGasAcu3.hap1.1, whole genome shotgun sequence contains the following coding sequences:
- the LOC120834470 gene encoding putative ribonuclease ZC3H12C, with protein sequence MGVKDHQEDSTGHILSLELDLDYLHVESVERQAGLGAVTGAGDAGVQAGATGNSVGGSSTGFSPNYSCSSSSSCGNFSDSDDERPHHGSTSEAPNPQRQEASPVLQTVRLDLAPNQSPGEQPLPLADPVAHYRAKVEFALKLGYPEELVLLVLRKLGPDALINDVLGELVKLGTKTEAEQGGPSAVSRSPSSSSLSSSLSSSSACFSSSSSSSLDSCRPPEEKDNLRPVVVDGSNVAMSHGNKEVFSCQGIQLAVDWFLERGHRDITVFVPAWRKEQSRPDALITDQEILRRLEKEKILVFTPSRRVQGRRVVCYDDRFIVKLAYESEGIIVSNDNYRDLGNEKPEWKKFIDERLLMYSFVNDKFMPPDDPLGRHGPSLDNFLRKRPIIAENRKQPCPYGKKCTYGHKCKFYHPERGSQPLRAVADELRASAKMSSASSRGRLEDALMSKRQEEGTAEAERSRGAPKKHLTPSRHGSFTDLLEDRLRMQSEAEGRRGSNSSGSSCSSSFLGYPTSGGPPSSGSFDRWENVGGNGVGASGPSQAETYHRCESPEPGYGSLAKAYSSLGLVVPQSPECSLPADLRAGSRLSGSSSDGSTDSFSPDSLLDDGPKCHHYHHHHHCSGQYAHPVSRVPPGLGHRAHRGYPVRLRGEPGFGFEDPPASVPSNVPTPPLKSPSAYIPPHLQHPLLSGFRGDFSPRPPQASVAHSHSQSSLHGHNSMSSLWQEGGLQGSQVYKGSPLHSQINHSGLNQRPQHPASWDPNYQQSPKPHYDPYAFQSLPEVLEKAWHSPWGRQTHSPPRGLSALSHPLLPQLSLLPITTHKGHLTPAAQHHEPPALGRYQDVRERVFVNLCRIFPPDLVRMVMIRNPHVVDAQELAAGILIEKSQLSS encoded by the exons ATGGGCGTGAAGGACCATCAGGAGGATAGTACGGGCCACATCCTTAGCCTGGAGCTGGATCTGGATTACCTCCATGTGGAAAGCGTTGAGCGGCAGGCAGGGCTGGGCGCTGTGACGGGTGCCGGAGATGCAGGGGTCCAAGCCGGCGCCACGGGTAACAGCGTCGGGGGTAGCAGCACGGGTTTCAGCCCCAactacagctgcagcagcagcagcagctgcggcAACTTCTCCGACAGCGACGACGAGCGGCCCCACCATGGGTCCACCTCCGAAGCTCCAAACCCACAGCGCCAAGAGGCCTCCCCAGTCCTTCAGACGGTCAGGCTGGACCTGGCGCCGAACCAATCTCCCGGAGAGCAGCCGCTGCCTCTCGCCGACCCCGTCGCGCACTACCGCGCCAAGGTGGAGTTTGCCCTCAAGCTGGGCTACCCCGAggagctggtgctgctggtgctgagGAAACTGGGGCCGGACGCACTCATCAACGACGTCCTGGGCGAGCTGGTCAAACTGGGGACCAAGACGGAGGCGGAGCAAGGGGGACCCTCCGCCGTCTCTCGgtccccctcctcgtcctctttgtcctcctctctgtcgtCCTCTTcggcctgcttctcctcctcttccagctcctctCTCGATTCCTGCCGGCCGCCGGAGGAGAAAGACAACCTGCGGCCCGTGGTGGTGGACGGGAGCAATGTGGCCATGAG TCATGGAAACAAGGAAGTGTTCTCGTGCCAAGGCATCCAGCTGGCTGTTGATTGGTTCTTGGAACGAGGTCACCGTGACATCACAGTTTTCGTTCCCGCCTGGAGGAAAGAGCAGTCCCGCCCTGATGCCCTCATCACAG ACCAGGAGATCCTGCGGCgactggagaaggagaagatccTGGTCTTCACTCCGTCGCGCCGCGTTCAGGGACGCCGCGTGGTTTGCTACGACGACCGCTTCATCGTCAAACTGGCCTACGAGTCGGAAGGCATCATCGTCTCCAACGACAACTACCGGGACCTCGGCAACGAGAAGCCGGAGTGGAAGAAGTTCATCGACGAGCGCCTGCTGATGTACTCCTTCGTGAACGACAA ATTCATGCCACCAGATGACCCCCTGGGACGGCATGGACCCAGTCTGGACAACTTCCTGAGGAAGCGGCCAATTATTGCTGAAAACAGGAAACAGCCTTGTCCTTATG GGAAAAAGTGCACGTATGGCCACAAGTGCAAGTTTTACCACCCCGAAAGGGGCAGCCAGCCCCTGCGCGCCGTGGCGGATGAGCTGCGTGCCAGCGCCAAAATGTCATCTGCATCCTCCAGAGGTCGGCTGGAAGACGCCTTGATGTCAAAGAGACAAGAAGAAGGAACGGCCGAGGCAGAGCGAAGTCGGGGCGCCCCAAAGAAGCATCTGACCCCCAGCCGCCACGGCTCCTTCACCGACCTCCTTGAGGACAGGCTTCGGATGCAGTCCGAAGCGGAGGGACGCAGGGGGAGCAACAGCAGCGGCAGTAGCTGTAGCAGCAGCTTTCTGGGGTATCCGACTTCAGGCGGACCCCCTTCATCCGGGAGTTTTGACCGATGGGAGAACGTGGGGGGAAACGGTGTCGGAGCCTCCGGGCCGAGCCAGGCGGAAACCTACCACAGATGCGAGTCTCCAGAGCCGGGCTACGGCTCGCTGGCGAAGGCCTACTCCAGCCTCGGCCTAGTTGTGCCACAGAGTCCGGAGTGCTCCCTCCCGGCGGACCTGCGAGCTGGATCTCGGCTGTCGGGCTCTAGCAGCGATGGCAGCACAGACTCTTTTTCCCCGGACTCGTTGTTGGACGACGGCCCCAAGTGCCATcattaccaccaccaccatcactgCTCTGGGCAGTACGCCCACCCTGTGAGCCGCGTTCCTCCCGGACTGGGCCACCGCGCTCATCGGGGTTACCCGGTACGTCTGCGGGGGGAACCTGGTTTTGGCTTCGAAGACCCTCCAGCTTCTGTTCCTTCTAATGTACCTACACCTCCCCTCAAGTCCCCCTCGGCTTACATCCCACCGCACCTTCAGCACCCATTGCTGAGTGGCTTCCGGGGGGATTTCTCCCCTCGACCGCCTCAAGCATCCGTTGCTCACTCCCACTCTCAAAGCTCCCTGCACGGCCACAATTCTATGAGCTCCCTTTGGCAGGAAGGCGGGCTACAGGGCTCCCAAGTGTACAAAGGGTCTCCACTTCATTCCCAAATAAACCACTCAGGACTAAACCAACGACCACAACATCCGGCAAGCTGGGACCCCAATTACCAACAGTCCCCAAAGCCTCACTACGATCCGTACGCCTTCCAGAGCCTCCCGGAGGTCCTCGAGAAGGCCTGGCACTCTCCTTGGGGCCGGCAAACCCATTCACCCCCTCGTGGCCTCTCGGCATTGAGTCATCCACTGCTTCCCCAGCTGTCCCTTCTCCCCATCACGACCCACAAAGGCCATCTGACCCCGGCGGCCCAGCACCACGAGCCCCCCGCCTTGGGTCGATACCAGGACGTTAGAGAGAGGGTGTTTGTTAACTTGTGCCGTATCTTCCCTCCTGATTTGGTGAGGATGGTGATGATCAGGAACCCCCATGTGGTGGATGCACAGGAGCTGGCGGCTGGGATCCTGATTGAGAAATCGCAGCTCAGTTCTTGA